A window from Aeromonas rivipollensis encodes these proteins:
- a CDS encoding LuxR C-terminal-related transcriptional regulator, which yields MTPEYPLVLITENNAQASSFQRHLSEQLGLSILLVGEIEALPEPAETSAQTLLLIDLDYLKSAQQADWSKAICSRFGEASAVLLNAPTSTDRELLLMWPHTSGLFFRQDNLDRLVIGIRKVLQGEYWIPRHLLCDLVDYYRKGSGQPLRNQTLLTAREQEIVRHLMTGASNTEIADSLFVSEHTIKSHLYNVFKKLNVKNRLQAVSWAKEYL from the coding sequence ATGACGCCCGAATACCCCTTAGTGCTGATCACCGAAAATAATGCACAAGCCAGCAGTTTCCAGCGTCACCTCAGCGAACAGCTTGGCTTGTCCATCTTGCTGGTGGGGGAGATAGAGGCCCTGCCCGAACCCGCCGAGACCTCTGCCCAGACGCTGCTGCTGATCGATCTGGACTATCTGAAGTCGGCTCAGCAGGCGGATTGGAGCAAGGCCATCTGCAGCCGCTTCGGCGAGGCCAGTGCCGTGTTGCTCAACGCCCCGACCAGTACGGACAGGGAGCTGCTGCTGATGTGGCCACACACCAGCGGGCTCTTCTTCCGCCAGGACAACCTGGATCGGCTGGTGATCGGCATCCGCAAGGTGTTGCAGGGGGAGTACTGGATCCCGCGCCATCTGCTGTGCGATCTGGTGGATTACTACCGCAAGGGGAGCGGCCAGCCCCTGCGCAACCAGACGTTGCTGACGGCCCGTGAGCAGGAGATAGTCCGCCACCTGATGACGGGGGCCTCCAATACCGAGATCGCCGACAGCCTGTTCGTGAGCGAGCACACCATCAAGTCCCACCTCTATAACGTGTTCAAGAAGTTGAACGTCAAGAACCGCCTGCAGGCGGTGAGCTGGGCCAAGGAGTATCTCTGA